A window of Streptomyces sp. N50 contains these coding sequences:
- a CDS encoding ABC transporter permease produces MSEAPAAPRTASADPALSNDLNLLLTPPQPRAGWRLLPARVIAMCAVELQKLRHDRTELYTRAVQPALWLLIFGQTFTRIKAIPTGGIPYIDYLAPGIIAQSAMFIAIFYGIQIIWERDAGILNKLLVTPTPRSALITGKAFAAGVKSLIQAVVVVVIAAILGVALTWNPLKLIGVGAIVILGSAFFSCLSMTIAGIVLSRDRLMGFGQAITMPLFFGSNALYPVAIMPGWLQAVSKVNPLSYEVDALRGLLLGTPSHVGTDFAVLLVAAALGIAAASSLLGRLAR; encoded by the coding sequence ATGTCCGAAGCACCCGCCGCACCGCGAACCGCGTCGGCTGACCCAGCCCTCTCGAACGACCTGAACCTTCTCCTGACCCCGCCCCAACCCCGGGCCGGATGGCGCCTGTTGCCCGCCCGCGTCATCGCGATGTGCGCGGTCGAACTCCAGAAACTCCGCCACGACCGCACCGAGTTGTACACCCGCGCCGTCCAACCGGCGCTCTGGCTGCTGATCTTCGGCCAGACCTTCACCCGCATCAAGGCGATCCCCACCGGCGGCATCCCCTACATCGACTACCTCGCCCCGGGCATCATCGCCCAGTCCGCGATGTTCATCGCCATCTTCTACGGCATCCAGATCATCTGGGAACGCGACGCGGGCATCCTCAACAAGCTCCTCGTCACCCCCACCCCGCGCTCGGCACTGATCACCGGCAAGGCCTTCGCGGCCGGGGTGAAGTCGCTGATCCAGGCCGTCGTCGTGGTCGTCATCGCCGCGATCCTCGGAGTCGCGCTGACCTGGAACCCGCTGAAGCTGATCGGCGTCGGCGCGATCGTGATCCTCGGCTCGGCCTTCTTCTCCTGCCTCTCGATGACCATCGCCGGCATCGTGCTCAGCAGGGACCGGCTGATGGGTTTCGGCCAGGCGATCACCATGCCGCTGTTCTTCGGCTCCAACGCCCTCTACCCGGTGGCGATCATGCCCGGCTGGCTGCAGGCGGTGAGCAAGGTGAATCCCCTGAGCTACGAAGTGGACGCGCTGCGCGGGCTGCTGCTCGGCACCCCGTCCCATGTGGGCACCGACTTCGCGGTGTTGCTGGTGGCCGCCGCGCTGGGTATCGCGGCCGCTTCCTCCCTGCTCGGACGGCTCGCCCGCTGA
- a CDS encoding ATP-binding cassette domain-containing protein, producing the protein MTPDIDTDTDSDTGTGTGTATGRSAAVSCTRLAYSFGETTAVDGLDLSVGEGEVFGLLGPNGAGKTTAIRCITTLLPVPAGMVHVFGHDTAKEQMSVRRMLGYVPQQLSADSGLTGRENVALFARVFDVPRRERAARVAQALRAVDLTDAADRLANTYSGGMVRRLELAQALVSAPRLLILDEPTIGLDPIARTSVWEHINAVREATGMTVLVTTHYMDEADQYCDRVGLMHRGRIRALGTPEQLREGLGERRRADGAPATDPLPTLEDVFRDIAGSGLEDQSGGFRDVRSTRRTANRVG; encoded by the coding sequence ATGACGCCGGACATCGATACAGACACCGACAGCGATACCGGCACCGGCACCGGCACCGCCACCGGGCGGTCCGCGGCCGTCAGCTGCACCCGGCTCGCCTATTCGTTCGGCGAGACGACCGCGGTGGACGGGCTCGACCTGTCCGTGGGGGAGGGCGAGGTCTTCGGCCTGCTCGGCCCCAACGGCGCCGGGAAGACCACGGCGATCCGCTGTATCACCACCCTCCTGCCGGTCCCGGCGGGCATGGTCCACGTCTTCGGCCACGACACGGCCAAGGAACAGATGTCGGTGCGCCGCATGCTCGGCTACGTCCCGCAGCAGCTGTCCGCCGACAGCGGGCTCACCGGACGCGAGAACGTCGCTCTCTTCGCCCGCGTCTTCGACGTCCCCCGCAGAGAACGCGCAGCACGCGTCGCCCAGGCACTGCGGGCCGTCGACCTCACCGACGCCGCCGACCGGCTCGCCAACACCTACTCCGGCGGCATGGTCCGCCGCCTCGAACTCGCGCAGGCCCTGGTCAGCGCGCCCCGCCTGCTCATCCTCGACGAACCCACGATCGGCCTCGACCCGATCGCCCGCACCAGCGTGTGGGAGCACATCAACGCCGTCCGCGAGGCCACCGGCATGACCGTCCTGGTCACCACCCACTACATGGACGAGGCCGACCAGTACTGCGACCGCGTCGGCCTCATGCACCGCGGCCGCATCCGCGCCCTCGGCACCCCGGAGCAGCTCCGCGAGGGCCTCGGCGAACGCCGCCGCGCCGACGGAGCGCCCGCCACCGATCCGCTGCCCACCCTCGAGGACGTCTTCCGGGACATAGCCGGCAGCGGTCTCGAAGACCAGTCAGGAGGTTTCCGCGATGTCCGAAGCACCCGCCGCACCGCGAACCGCGTCGGCTGA
- a CDS encoding MarR family winged helix-turn-helix transcriptional regulator produces METENFPEELADALVGVQRLIRRRLRSEMTLPRLRGAEVELLRLVEVRPGIGISDAAKELFLASNSVSTLVNQLARDGFLIRETDPADRRAARLQLTEAAKTRLSDWHARRAALVRGQVDRLDQADRDALRAAIPALRQLAVNLHEEAEES; encoded by the coding sequence GTGGAGACGGAGAACTTCCCGGAAGAGCTGGCCGACGCGCTCGTCGGTGTCCAGCGGCTGATCCGCAGGCGGCTGCGCAGCGAGATGACCCTGCCGCGACTGCGCGGCGCCGAGGTGGAGCTGCTGCGGCTGGTCGAGGTCCGGCCCGGAATCGGCATCTCGGACGCGGCCAAGGAGCTGTTCCTCGCGAGCAACTCGGTGTCGACGCTCGTCAACCAGCTCGCCCGGGACGGCTTCCTGATCCGCGAGACGGACCCCGCCGACCGCCGTGCCGCCCGCCTCCAGCTCACTGAGGCGGCCAAGACGCGCCTCAGCGACTGGCACGCACGGCGTGCGGCTCTCGTGCGCGGACAGGTGGACCGTCTCGACCAGGCGGACCGGGACGCGCTGCGCGCGGCGATCCCGGCCCTGCGCCAGCTGGCCGTCAATCTGCACGAGGAGGCCGAGGAGTCATGA
- a CDS encoding VOC family protein produces MNHDRNTSPGEPDSVSTRSVFGAPCWVSLTSRDVENTEAFYEAVFGWKWRSASLGDRFRIATANDIPVAGLAAVASMWQVAVAWTPYFAVPDADVAAARVRERGGTVAVGPLSFPPGRAALLGDRDGATFGIWEGDLVRGWETWRRSAPAFVRLRTRDAFDAAIFYGEVLDWASADPQSCDVRYEGEEVVLRSGGNVVARIESGALEAAPDPTVRPNWQVHFAVSDIRSCARVTEAYGGSVLRENRTEAVLRDPDGARFTVTSRDAP; encoded by the coding sequence ATGAACCACGACAGGAATACGTCCCCCGGAGAACCGGACTCCGTCTCCACCCGTTCGGTGTTCGGCGCCCCCTGCTGGGTGAGTCTCACGAGCCGCGACGTGGAGAACACCGAGGCGTTCTACGAGGCCGTGTTCGGCTGGAAGTGGCGCTCGGCCAGCCTCGGCGACCGCTTCCGGATCGCCACGGCGAACGACATCCCGGTGGCCGGTCTGGCCGCGGTGGCCTCCATGTGGCAGGTCGCGGTGGCGTGGACGCCGTACTTCGCCGTGCCCGACGCGGACGTGGCCGCGGCCCGGGTCCGGGAGCGCGGTGGCACGGTCGCCGTGGGACCGCTCTCCTTCCCGCCCGGCCGCGCGGCCCTGCTCGGCGACCGGGACGGCGCGACCTTCGGCATCTGGGAGGGCGACCTCGTCCGCGGCTGGGAGACCTGGCGCCGCTCGGCCCCCGCCTTCGTCAGGCTGCGCACCCGCGACGCCTTCGACGCGGCGATCTTCTACGGCGAGGTCCTCGACTGGGCCTCGGCCGACCCGCAGAGCTGTGACGTCCGGTACGAGGGCGAAGAGGTCGTCCTGCGCAGCGGCGGGAACGTCGTGGCCCGCATCGAGTCGGGCGCCCTGGAGGCGGCCCCCGACCCGACCGTCCGCCCCAACTGGCAGGTCCACTTCGCGGTCTCGGACATCAGGTCCTGCGCCCGGGTCACGGAGGCATACGGCGGGAGCGTGCTGCGGGAGAACCGCACCGAGGCCGTCCTGCGCGACCCCGACGGCGCCCGCTTCACGGTCACCTCCCGCGACGCCCCCTGA
- the glgX gene encoding glycogen debranching protein GlgX yields MPVWNGHPFPLGAVYDGTGTNFALFSEVAERVDLVLVGDDGRHHDIHLTEADGFVWHCYLPGIGPGQRYGYRVHGPWAPALGHRCNPAKLLLDPYARAVDGQIDNDPSLYERSADPAPGDSAGHGMLGVVTDPAFDWGDDRPPRRSYADTVIYEAHVKGLTRTHPEVPEELRGTYAGLAHPAVVEHLVQLGVTAVELMPVHQFVQDGVLQDRGLSNYWGYNTIGFFAPHNAYAAHRERGRQVTEFKSMVKALHAAGLEVILDVVYNHTAEGNEKGPTLSFRGIDNASYYRLVDGDWGHYYDTTGTGNSLLMRHPYVLQLIMDSLRYWVTEMHVDGFRFDLAATLARQFHEVDRLSAFFDLIQQDPVISRVKLIAEPWDVGEGGYQVGNFPPLWSEWNGKYRDAVRDFWRGGEHTLGEFASRLTGSSDLYQHSRRRPRASVNFVTAHDGFTLRDLVSYNDKHNEANGEGNRDGESTNRSWNCGAEGDTDDPAVLELRARQQRNFLATLLLSQGIPMLGHGDELGRTQGGNNNAYCQDDEVSWIDWELSDEQRELADFTRYVIGLRAAHPVLRRRRFFRGETAVHAGQPLPDLVWLLPDAREMADLDWQRSDAHCVGVFLNGDAIAERDPHGGPVVDDSFLLLLNSYWEPVGFRLPDIAYGERWTTLIDTAEPQGGPDEREHKAGTEMAVAARSLVLLSRPAREEGRVRGRRGR; encoded by the coding sequence GTGCCCGTCTGGAACGGGCACCCCTTTCCCTTGGGGGCCGTGTACGACGGGACGGGCACCAACTTCGCCCTGTTCAGCGAGGTCGCCGAACGCGTCGACCTCGTCCTCGTCGGCGACGACGGCCGACACCACGACATTCACCTCACCGAGGCCGACGGCTTCGTGTGGCACTGCTATCTGCCGGGCATCGGGCCGGGGCAGCGCTACGGCTATCGGGTGCACGGTCCGTGGGCTCCGGCCCTCGGGCACCGCTGCAACCCGGCGAAGCTGCTCCTCGATCCGTACGCCCGGGCGGTGGACGGCCAGATCGACAACGACCCCTCGCTGTACGAGCGTTCGGCCGATCCGGCGCCTGGTGACAGCGCCGGGCACGGCATGCTCGGTGTGGTCACCGACCCGGCCTTCGACTGGGGCGACGACCGGCCGCCCCGGCGCTCGTACGCCGACACCGTGATCTACGAGGCCCATGTGAAGGGGTTGACCCGCACCCATCCGGAGGTTCCCGAGGAACTCCGGGGGACGTACGCGGGGCTCGCGCACCCGGCCGTCGTCGAGCACCTCGTCCAACTCGGTGTGACCGCCGTCGAGTTGATGCCGGTGCACCAGTTCGTGCAGGACGGGGTGCTCCAGGACCGGGGGCTGTCCAACTACTGGGGCTACAACACCATCGGCTTCTTCGCGCCGCACAACGCCTACGCCGCGCACCGCGAACGCGGGCGCCAGGTCACCGAGTTCAAGTCGATGGTGAAGGCGCTGCACGCGGCCGGACTCGAAGTCATCCTCGACGTGGTCTACAACCACACGGCCGAGGGCAACGAGAAGGGCCCCACCCTCTCCTTCCGGGGCATCGACAACGCCTCCTACTACCGTCTGGTGGACGGCGATTGGGGCCACTACTACGACACGACGGGCACCGGGAACAGCCTGCTGATGCGGCACCCGTACGTCCTGCAACTGATCATGGACTCGCTGCGCTACTGGGTCACCGAGATGCACGTCGACGGCTTCCGCTTCGACCTCGCGGCCACGCTGGCCCGGCAGTTCCACGAGGTGGACCGGCTGTCGGCGTTCTTCGACCTGATCCAGCAGGACCCGGTGATCAGCCGCGTCAAGCTCATCGCCGAGCCGTGGGACGTGGGCGAGGGCGGCTACCAGGTCGGCAACTTCCCGCCGCTCTGGTCGGAGTGGAACGGCAAGTACCGGGACGCCGTACGGGACTTCTGGCGGGGCGGCGAGCACACGCTCGGCGAGTTCGCGTCCCGGCTCACCGGGTCCTCCGACCTGTACCAGCACAGCCGTAGGCGTCCGCGCGCCAGCGTCAACTTCGTCACCGCGCACGACGGGTTCACCCTGCGTGACCTCGTCTCGTACAACGACAAGCACAACGAGGCCAACGGGGAAGGGAACCGGGACGGTGAGAGCACCAACCGGTCCTGGAACTGCGGGGCCGAGGGGGACACCGACGACCCCGCCGTGCTGGAGCTGCGTGCCCGGCAGCAGCGCAACTTCCTTGCCACGCTGCTCCTTTCGCAGGGCATCCCGATGCTCGGCCACGGTGACGAGCTGGGCCGTACGCAGGGCGGCAACAACAACGCCTACTGCCAGGACGACGAAGTCTCCTGGATCGACTGGGAGTTGAGCGACGAGCAGCGTGAACTCGCTGATTTCACGCGGTATGTGATCGGGTTGCGTGCCGCGCACCCGGTGCTGAGGCGGCGCCGGTTCTTCCGGGGGGAGACCGCCGTGCACGCGGGTCAGCCGTTGCCCGACCTGGTGTGGCTGCTGCCGGACGCGCGCGAGATGGCCGACCTGGACTGGCAGCGCTCGGACGCGCACTGCGTGGGCGTGTTCCTCAACGGTGACGCCATCGCCGAACGCGACCCGCACGGCGGGCCCGTGGTCGACGACTCCTTCCTGCTCCTGCTGAACAGCTACTGGGAGCCCGTCGGCTTTCGGCTGCCCGACATCGCCTACGGCGAGCGCTGGACGACCCTGATCGACACCGCCGAGCCGCAGGGCGGCCCGGACGAGAGGGAACACAAGGCCGGCACCGAGATGGCCGTAGCGGCGCGCAGTCTCGTGCTGTTGTCGCGGCCCGCCCGGGAGGAGGGGCGGGTCAGGGGGCGTCGCGGGAGGTGA
- a CDS encoding pep a2 — protein MKTAVPCYYHLDVDVSQERVGQVRRILAAHLRLWDLEILVEPVCRGAELLLRAIDEHATDKHTSIELWWNGQHLITAIGDNDRDLRPDQDLRACLARIAAMSDGWGCCATDTGSKVIWFSQRARSGERVPRVPRTPAPRLRETLQLPREVPAVLPARPAHGVLEDAK, from the coding sequence ATGAAGACCGCAGTGCCGTGCTACTACCACCTCGATGTGGACGTCAGTCAGGAACGGGTCGGGCAGGTCAGGCGCATTCTGGCCGCCCACCTCCGGCTGTGGGACCTGGAGATCCTCGTGGAGCCCGTCTGCCGCGGCGCCGAGCTGCTGCTGCGGGCCATCGACGAGCACGCCACGGACAAGCACACGTCCATAGAGCTGTGGTGGAACGGCCAGCACCTGATCACCGCCATCGGCGACAACGACCGCGATCTGCGCCCGGACCAGGACCTGCGCGCCTGCCTCGCCCGCATCGCCGCGATGAGCGACGGCTGGGGCTGCTGCGCCACCGACACCGGGAGCAAGGTCATCTGGTTCTCGCAGCGCGCCCGCAGCGGCGAACGCGTCCCGCGCGTCCCGAGGACGCCCGCGCCGCGGCTGCGGGAGACGCTCCAACTCCCGCGCGAGGTACCGGCCGTCCTGCCGGCCCGCCCGGCGCACGGCGTCCTGGAGGACGCCAAGTGA
- a CDS encoding DUF5133 domain-containing protein, with amino-acid sequence MLLPANAEVARHLRRYRAWERVMLASPGDRTVRATFEDSGYTLCVLMGKRCAREAAEAAERFLRGGRSTYQQEQNARPRTAAVVHRGPPVAVDQRSPAGR; translated from the coding sequence ATGCTGCTACCCGCCAACGCCGAAGTCGCCCGCCACCTGCGGCGCTATCGGGCGTGGGAACGCGTGATGCTCGCATCGCCGGGCGACCGGACGGTACGGGCCACCTTCGAGGACTCGGGCTACACCTTGTGCGTGCTGATGGGGAAACGCTGCGCGCGCGAGGCCGCGGAAGCCGCCGAACGCTTTCTGCGCGGCGGCCGGAGCACCTACCAGCAGGAGCAGAACGCCCGCCCCCGTACGGCGGCCGTCGTGCACCGCGGGCCGCCCGTCGCGGTCGATCAGCGTTCCCCGGCGGGAAGGTAG
- a CDS encoding alpha-1,4-glucan--maltose-1-phosphate maltosyltransferase, giving the protein MNATPAAIGRIPVRDVRPSVDSGARPAKAVVGETFQVTATVFREGHDTIGANVVLHDPDGRPGPWTPMRELAPGSDRWGTEVTPDATGRWSYVVEAWGDPIATWRRAARIKIPAGIDIGLMLEEGAELYARAATGVPEGPARATMLAAAEALRDDTLPVGTRFVAALTPDVDGVLERYPLRELVTVCAPRSLVVERERALYGAWYEFFPRSEGTVEIPHGTFRTAARRLDGIAAMGFDVVYLPPIHPIGSTFRKGPNNTLSAGREDVGVPWAIGSPEGGHDAIHPQLGTLEDFDAFVARAAELGMEIALDFALQCSPDHPWVEKHPEWFHHRPDGTIAYAENPPKKYQDIYPIAFDRDLDGLITETVRVLRHWMDHGVRIFRVDNPHTKPVVFWERVIAEINGTDPDIIFLAEAFTRPAMMHTLAQIGFQQSYTYFTWRNTKQELTEYLSELSGEAAAYMRPNLFVNTPDILHEFLQDGGRPAFELRAVLAATLSPTWGVYSGYELCENAPLRPGSEEYLDSEKYQLRPRDWESAEREGRSIAPLLGKLNDIRRRHPSLHQLRNLRFHRTDNDALIAYSKTSGVDTVLVVVNLDPHHTQEATVSLDMPQLGLESNESMSVYDELTGESYQWGRTNYVRLEPGRAPAHVLHVRRSTQSGGSKAS; this is encoded by the coding sequence ATGAACGCGACCCCGGCAGCCATCGGCCGCATTCCGGTACGTGACGTACGCCCGTCCGTGGACAGCGGCGCCCGCCCGGCGAAGGCGGTGGTCGGCGAGACGTTCCAGGTCACCGCCACCGTCTTCCGCGAGGGCCACGACACGATCGGCGCCAACGTCGTGCTCCACGACCCGGACGGCCGCCCCGGCCCCTGGACCCCGATGCGCGAACTCGCCCCCGGCAGCGACCGCTGGGGCACCGAGGTCACCCCGGACGCGACGGGCCGTTGGTCCTACGTCGTGGAGGCCTGGGGCGACCCCATCGCGACCTGGCGCCGGGCCGCCCGCATCAAGATCCCGGCCGGCATCGACATCGGCCTGATGCTGGAGGAGGGCGCGGAGTTGTACGCCCGCGCCGCGACCGGAGTGCCCGAGGGCCCGGCCCGCGCCACGATGCTGGCCGCCGCGGAGGCTCTGCGCGACGACACGTTGCCGGTGGGGACGCGGTTCGTGGCCGCGTTGACGCCGGATGTGGACGGGGTGCTGGAGCGGTATCCGTTGCGGGAGTTGGTGACGGTTTGCGCGCCCAGGTCTCTGGTGGTCGAGCGGGAACGGGCCCTCTACGGCGCCTGGTACGAGTTCTTCCCGCGCTCCGAGGGCACGGTCGAGATCCCGCACGGCACGTTCCGTACGGCCGCGCGGCGACTCGACGGCATCGCGGCGATGGGCTTCGACGTCGTCTACCTGCCGCCGATCCACCCCATCGGGAGCACCTTCCGCAAGGGTCCGAACAACACCCTCTCCGCAGGGCGTGAGGACGTCGGCGTCCCGTGGGCGATCGGCTCCCCCGAGGGCGGCCACGACGCGATCCACCCGCAGCTGGGCACGCTGGAGGACTTCGACGCGTTCGTCGCCCGGGCCGCCGAGCTGGGCATGGAGATCGCGCTGGACTTCGCGCTCCAGTGCTCCCCGGACCACCCCTGGGTGGAGAAACACCCGGAGTGGTTCCACCACCGCCCCGACGGCACGATCGCGTACGCGGAGAACCCGCCGAAGAAGTACCAGGACATCTACCCCATCGCCTTCGACCGCGACCTGGACGGCCTGATCACCGAGACCGTCCGGGTCCTACGTCACTGGATGGACCACGGCGTACGGATCTTCCGCGTCGACAACCCGCACACCAAGCCGGTCGTGTTCTGGGAACGGGTGATCGCGGAGATCAACGGCACCGACCCCGACATCATCTTCCTGGCCGAGGCGTTCACACGCCCCGCGATGATGCACACGCTCGCCCAGATCGGGTTCCAGCAGTCGTACACCTACTTCACCTGGCGCAACACCAAGCAGGAACTCACCGAATACCTCAGCGAGTTGTCGGGCGAGGCAGCGGCCTACATGCGGCCGAACCTCTTCGTCAACACCCCCGACATCCTGCACGAGTTCCTCCAGGACGGCGGCCGACCCGCCTTCGAACTGCGCGCGGTACTCGCCGCCACGCTGTCCCCGACCTGGGGTGTCTACAGCGGCTACGAACTCTGCGAGAACGCCCCTCTCCGGCCGGGCAGCGAGGAGTATCTCGACTCGGAGAAGTACCAACTCCGCCCGCGCGACTGGGAGTCCGCCGAGCGGGAAGGACGTAGCATCGCGCCATTGCTGGGCAAGCTCAACGACATCCGGCGCCGTCACCCCTCGCTGCACCAGCTCAGGAATCTCCGCTTCCACCGGACGGACAACGACGCGCTGATCGCGTACAGCAAGACCTCGGGTGTGGACACGGTCCTGGTGGTCGTCAACCTCGACCCGCACCACACCCAGGAGGCCACGGTCTCGTTGGACATGCCGCAACTCGGCCTGGAATCAAACGAATCCATGTCGGTGTACGACGAACTGACGGGTGAGTCCTATCAGTGGGGCAGGACCAACTATGTGCGTCTCGAACCCGGCCGGGCTCCCGCGCACGTGCTCCACGTCCGGCGGTCCACTCAGAGCGGAGGGTCAAAAGCTTCATGA
- the treS gene encoding maltose alpha-D-glucosyltransferase — protein MTVNEPVHDTFEDTPAKDRDPEWFKRAVFYEVLVRSFQDSNGDGVGDLKGITAKLDYLQWLGVDCLWLPPFFKSPLRDGGYDVSDYTAVLPEFGDLADFVEFVDSAHQRGMRVIIDFVMNHTSDQHPWFQESRKDPDGPYGDYYMWADDDKQYPDARIIFVDTEASNWTFDPVRKQYFWHRFFSHQPDLNYENPAVQEEILAALRFWLDLGIDGFRLDAVPYLYAAEGTNCENLPASHDFLKRVRREIDAMYPDTVLLAEANQWPEDVVDYFGDYQGGGDECHMAFHFPVMPRIFMAVRRESRYPVSEILAKTPAIPSGCQWGIFLRNHDELTLEMVTDEERDYMWAEYAKDPRMRANIGIRRRLATLLDNDRNQIELFTALLLSLPGSPILYYGDEIGMGDNIWLGDRDAVRTPMQWTPDRNAGFSSCDPGRLFLPAIMDPVYGYQVTNVEASMSSPSSLLHWTRRMIEIRKQNPAFGLGSYTELQSSNPAVIAFLREYEDDLVLCVHNFSRFAQPTMLDLREFDGRHPVELIGGVRFPAIGELPYLLTLAGHGFYWFRLPRAASRIGRRL, from the coding sequence ATGACTGTCAACGAACCGGTCCACGACACCTTCGAGGACACTCCCGCCAAGGACCGGGACCCCGAGTGGTTCAAACGCGCCGTCTTCTACGAGGTCCTGGTCCGCTCCTTCCAGGACAGCAACGGCGACGGCGTCGGTGACCTCAAGGGCATCACCGCCAAACTCGACTACCTCCAGTGGCTCGGCGTCGACTGCCTCTGGCTCCCACCGTTCTTCAAATCCCCCTTGCGCGACGGCGGTTACGACGTCTCGGACTACACCGCCGTACTCCCCGAATTCGGCGACCTGGCCGACTTCGTGGAGTTCGTCGACTCCGCCCACCAACGCGGCATGCGCGTCATCATCGACTTCGTCATGAACCACACCAGCGACCAGCACCCCTGGTTCCAGGAGTCGCGAAAAGACCCCGACGGGCCGTACGGCGACTACTACATGTGGGCCGACGACGACAAGCAGTACCCCGACGCCCGCATCATCTTCGTCGACACCGAAGCCTCCAACTGGACCTTCGACCCCGTCCGCAAGCAGTACTTCTGGCACCGCTTCTTCTCCCACCAGCCGGACCTCAACTACGAGAACCCGGCCGTCCAGGAAGAGATCCTGGCCGCCCTCCGCTTCTGGCTCGACCTCGGCATCGACGGCTTCCGCCTCGACGCCGTCCCCTATCTCTATGCGGCCGAAGGCACCAACTGCGAGAATCTGCCCGCCAGTCACGACTTCCTGAAGCGCGTCCGCCGCGAGATCGACGCGATGTATCCGGACACCGTGCTGCTGGCCGAGGCGAACCAGTGGCCCGAGGACGTCGTCGACTACTTCGGCGACTACCAGGGCGGCGGGGATGAATGCCACATGGCGTTCCACTTCCCCGTCATGCCACGGATCTTCATGGCCGTCCGCCGCGAGTCCCGCTATCCGGTGTCGGAAATCCTCGCCAAGACCCCTGCCATTCCCTCGGGTTGCCAGTGGGGCATCTTCCTGCGCAACCACGACGAGTTGACCCTGGAGATGGTCACCGACGAGGAACGCGACTACATGTGGGCGGAGTACGCCAAGGACCCCCGCATGCGCGCCAACATCGGCATCCGCAGGCGCCTCGCGACCCTGCTGGACAACGACCGCAACCAGATCGAACTCTTCACCGCCCTGCTGCTTTCCCTCCCCGGCTCGCCGATCCTCTACTACGGCGACGAGATCGGCATGGGCGACAACATCTGGCTCGGCGACCGCGACGCCGTGCGCACGCCGATGCAGTGGACACCCGACCGGAACGCGGGCTTCTCCTCCTGCGACCCCGGCCGCCTCTTCCTGCCGGCCATCATGGACCCCGTCTACGGCTACCAGGTCACCAACGTCGAGGCCTCGATGTCGTCGCCCTCCTCGCTGCTGCACTGGACGCGCCGCATGATCGAGATCCGTAAGCAGAACCCGGCGTTCGGGCTCGGCTCGTACACGGAGCTCCAGTCGTCGAACCCGGCGGTGATCGCGTTCCTGCGTGAGTACGAGGACGATCTCGTCCTGTGCGTGCACAACTTCTCGCGGTTCGCGCAGCCCACGATGCTCGATCTGCGGGAGTTCGACGGCCGGCATCCCGTGGAGCTGATCGGCGGGGTGCGGTTCCCGGCCATCGGTGAACTGCCGTATCTGCTGACGCTCGCGGGGCACGGCTTCTACTGGTTCAGGCTCCCGCGAGCCGCTTCCCGTATCGGCCGACGACTTTGA